GTGTGGTTTGTCGCTGACCTCGCAATAATGATCCAACAATAGCCCGATGATCTTGCTGATCCCATTTCGACAGTGGCAGTCATGGGCTTTCTGACCACATTTACACGTCAAATCCACCGATAGAGAGTCAAGCAAGTCTGTGGTCTGCTTGCAGTCCAGTGTTTCGATAAGGTTACGTAAAAAGTACCTAGCGCCAATAAAACGTTCGCTAGACCGTCTCGCTCTTGGGTATAGGTTTGCAAAGACACGTAGATAGCCCGTTAGGTAGCTGTTCGAGAATTGAGAAACCCCCAACTGTTGGATTATCTTTGCAGCTACCTTCATAGACACCGGATCGGCTTGGAAGATCAACTGAGCCAAGTTGGCATTATGGATAAAGCCCGGTGTTGCTAGTAGCAGCGTAGCCGCCATGACACGTGTATGTTCATTTGCTTCGGTCGAAAGACAAAGTGCACTCAACTCAACAGACAATTGCGCCGTCGCTGGCGAGCCTTCCAGCAGTTCAAGAATTAGGTCGCGAAACTGCCCGTCTGATTGTGGGGAAAGGTGAGGTCTAACCTCATCAACAACTTCTGCACTGAACAAGCCAGCTACACTAAAACGCCTCCAAAAGTCACCTCTACGAAAATACGGGTCTTGGTCCTCGACGTCCTTCAAACGCCGAACAAGGCGGCGCTTTGATGTCGAGGCCAGTTGAGATGGATCGCCGTTCGCAAGAACAGCGTAGGCGTCGAGGTCAATCGCGGCTTCTTGTATGGGCTTGTTTCCAAGCGAAGCCATCCAGCCGACAAGCCCTCGTAGTTCATCACGTACAGTTGAGTTTGGGGCGATGATCGGCAAGCTTCGCCCAAGTGTAAGTGCGTCACTTGGATCGGCTATTCGTTTTGTAAGGTAGTCGGCTGCAGCGAATTCCGCTATGATCTTGTGAACTGGTCGATGGGTGTCTACTATTTCGCCCGGCTTGAACATTCGGGTTGCTAGGATTGTTTGCTTGCTGCCCGCGTCCGCAACCAGAGTATCCATGAGTGGATATAGAGCGTCTTCGTTTGCCTCACTGGTTGTCACGCCTTCTGCGCCTGACATCAGCAATTTTGCGAAGACCTCCGATGCTTCTTGCACCTTCTGGCCGGCAGGCAAAGAACCGGCAGTTCTTCTCACACTAGCATTGGCTTCTTTGGCCAATCTTTCCAGCGCTTGTTGAAAGATTGATCGTTTGTCGGAAAATTTGCGACCACTCTCAATGTATGCGTCTGCAAACAGCTTTAGAAATTGAGGATTGGGGAGGATTGCCTCTAGGTCAAACCTCGCAACTTCGGATTGGAAAGCTTCAAAATCTTCGCTTGGGATATAGTTTTCAAAGATCCTCTTTTGTTCATCTACCGTGAACTCGGACAATCTCACAACAAGTGGCGTTTCGCCAAAAAAGTCCTGAAAGGCTCTATTTGCTGAGTTGCCCCATTCGCTTGATCTACTCGAAATTAATAGCTTTGACGGGTCTGCGGAAAGCGCGGATGCGAGCAACTTATCAATGCCGCTGGCGTCAACCTTTGCCAATTCATCGTAAGCATCGATGACAAGTGGTGCGCCCTTTCCGACTACACCAGTATGGATAAAACGGTTCGCTGTTAGGACAGGCGTTTTCAGTTGCCTTCCCAAGCTTTCCATCAAGCTGGTTTTGCCTCCGCCCGGTTCCGCCAAAACGACGATGAAGCGCGGTCCTACAAGAAGCTGGGCTTCACTGTACGTTTCGCTTACCTCTAGGAGTGTGCGCGGCAAATAAAAATCTTTACTCATGCTTGCAACATATGGTGCTGGGTTGCATCCTTCCAGCTAAATTTGGTGACGACGTTGCGCTTGTCGCCATTCTCTAAGTACTCGTTGGACTGGACGTATCCTGAACTCAAGCAGATGAAGAAAACAGATAGATACGCACACGAAAACGCTCGCCCGTTTGACCCTCAGTGGACTGCCGGAACAGCGAGGCTGATCGAGTTTCTGGGTGGCTTGTGCGCGGACCTGACCGCCGCGAGAGAGAAGCCACACAAGGCCGATGCACGGCCGCGTTTTGAAGCAGCCATCAAGGCCCTTGTGCTGGACCTGTTCCGGGCACATGAGAGCGACCCCACACTTGAGGTTGGTGTGGCGACCGGCAGGACCTCTGTACAGGAGGTTTGCAAATCTCGCTACGGGGCTTCCTTCGTAAACGGTGTCGCCACCCCACATTGCCGACGGGATCAGCCATTGCGAGTTGATACGCATCCAAAGAAAAGGAGTGCGTTTCGCAATGTTCGCAAAGAGTTCGTTCCTCACGGCGCTTGGTGTTGAAGTCTTCGCCTCGGGGCAGAGGCGCTGGCCGGATCATGTGAAGGCGCAGGCGGTGGCCGAGACCCTGGAGCCTGGGGCGACGGTGTCAGGTGTCGCCGCGCGCTACGAGATCATGCCGAGCCAGCTGACGGCGTGGCGGCGGCTGGCCAAGGATGGCAAGCTCGTGCTGCCTGCGGTCGAGATCGATGAGCCGGTTTTCGCACCTCTGGTCGTCCGGGATGAGACCACGACGGCCCCCGAGCCCGAGCGGCACCGCGCCGAGGCGCCAGTTAGGGTTGTCCGGGGTTCGGTCATCATCGAGCTCGCACAGGATGCGCCCGCGGCCCGGATTGCCGAGATAGTCCACGCGCTGGAGGCGCATCCATGTTGATGCCCTCGCAGGGCGTGCGGATCCTGGTGGCGACACAGCCGGTGGACTTCCGGAAAGGCCATGACGGTCTCGCAGCGCTGGTCCAGTCGACGCTGGCCGAGGACCCATTTACCGGCACCGTCTTCGTCTTCCGCTCGAAGCGGGCCGACCGGTTGAAGATCCTGTTCTGGGACGGCAGTGGGCTCGTGATGGCCTACAAGCGGCTGGAAGAAAGCACCTTCACCTGGCCGGCGATCCGCGACGGGGCCATGACCCTGAACCGCGCGCAATTCGAGGCCCTGTTTGCCGGCCTGGACTGGCGCCGGGTGCGGTCACTGGAGGTGCGTCGGCCGGCTGTGGCAGAGTGACTCGCCCCGACGAATGACGGGGCATCGGCGCATTTGGCGCGGTATGAT
The window above is part of the Salipiger abyssi genome. Proteins encoded here:
- the tnpA gene encoding IS66-like element accessory protein TnpA, with amino-acid sequence MFAKSSFLTALGVEVFASGQRRWPDHVKAQAVAETLEPGATVSGVAARYEIMPSQLTAWRRLAKDGKLVLPAVEIDEPVFAPLVVRDETTTAPEPERHRAEAPVRVVRGSVIIELAQDAPAARIAEIVHALEAHPC
- the tnpB gene encoding IS66 family insertion sequence element accessory protein TnpB (TnpB, as the term is used for proteins encoded by IS66 family insertion elements, is considered an accessory protein, since TnpC, encoded by a neighboring gene, is a DDE family transposase.); amino-acid sequence: MLMPSQGVRILVATQPVDFRKGHDGLAALVQSTLAEDPFTGTVFVFRSKRADRLKILFWDGSGLVMAYKRLEESTFTWPAIRDGAMTLNRAQFEALFAGLDWRRVRSLEVRRPAVAE